A single window of Deinococcus planocerae DNA harbors:
- the tsaD gene encoding tRNA (adenosine(37)-N6)-threonylcarbamoyltransferase complex transferase subunit TsaD, which produces MSGPERPLHILGIDTSCDDTGVGIVELAPDGSVRVLANRVWSQTVHAQYGGVMPELASREHVERIDRVTADALAEAGLRLNDLGAVAATSGPGLVGALLVGLMYGKGLAQALGVPFYAAHHLEGHIFAAASEADLTAPYLALVVSGGHTHLFDVPREGEYVLVGATRDDAAGEAFDKIARLAGLGYPGGPAISEAAQKGDPDAVPFKEPLQGQKGFDFSFSGLKTAALLAHKAGAKPEDLAAGFERAAVRFLVKTTLRAAVAHGRDTVVVSGGVAANRALREAFAATGVRSVFPGKGLNTDNGAMIALAGAAAIRAGREPSPLSEGAVAYAPLANA; this is translated from the coding sequence ATGAGCGGCCCCGAACGTCCCCTGCATATCCTCGGCATCGACACCTCCTGCGACGACACGGGGGTCGGGATCGTGGAACTCGCCCCGGACGGCTCGGTGCGGGTGCTGGCGAACCGGGTGTGGTCGCAGACCGTTCACGCCCAATACGGCGGCGTCATGCCTGAGCTGGCGAGCCGCGAGCACGTCGAGCGCATCGACCGGGTGACCGCGGACGCGCTGGCGGAGGCGGGCTTACGTCTGAACGATCTGGGTGCCGTCGCTGCCACCTCCGGCCCCGGCCTCGTCGGCGCCCTCCTCGTCGGGCTGATGTACGGCAAGGGGTTGGCACAGGCGCTCGGCGTCCCCTTCTACGCGGCCCACCACCTCGAAGGTCACATCTTCGCGGCGGCGAGCGAGGCCGACCTCACGGCGCCCTACCTCGCCCTCGTGGTGAGCGGCGGGCACACCCACCTCTTCGACGTGCCGCGCGAGGGCGAGTACGTCCTTGTGGGCGCCACGCGAGACGACGCGGCGGGAGAGGCGTTCGACAAGATTGCCCGGCTCGCCGGTCTGGGCTACCCGGGCGGCCCGGCGATCAGCGAGGCGGCGCAAAAGGGTGATCCCGACGCCGTGCCCTTCAAGGAACCCCTCCAGGGGCAGAAGGGCTTCGACTTCTCCTTCAGCGGACTCAAGACCGCCGCCCTCCTCGCGCACAAGGCCGGGGCCAAGCCGGAAGACCTCGCCGCGGGCTTCGAACGGGCCGCCGTGCGCTTCCTGGTGAAGACCACCCTGCGTGCGGCGGTGGCGCACGGGCGGGACACGGTGGTCGTCTCCGGCGGGGTGGCGGCGAACCGGGCGCTGCGGGAAGCCTTCGCGGCGACCGGCGTGCGGTCAGTGTTCCCGGGAAAGGGCCTGAATACCGACAACGGGGCGATGATCGCGCTGGCGGGGGCGGCGGCCATCCGGGCGGGACGGGAACCCAGTCCTCTCAGCGAGGGGGCGGTGGCCTACGCGCCGCTGGCGAACGCGTAG
- a CDS encoding ABC transporter ATP-binding protein yields the protein MAEVVLEHINKRYGTKHHAVKDFNLHINDREFMVFVGPSGCGKSTTLRMIAGLEDISDGTLRIGDRIVNDVPPKDRDIAMVFQNYALYPHMNVYENMAFGLKLRKTPKDEIDKRVRDAAKILQIEHLLGRKPKELSGGQRQRVAMGRAIVREPKVFLMDEPLSNLDAKLRVEMRSQISQLHRRLGATIIYVTHDQVEAMTLGNRIVVMRDGVIMQVDTPMNLYDFPQNKFVAGFIGSPSMNFLTGKVQGGEFVIGESRVAPMGRLAQSLRAYEGKDVFMGIRPEHLGVVGHGQNDIPHGTNVLRGKVVVVEPLGAQTDLIIDVAGQTLTAKIEGQALLQPGDDIELLVDQTRLHAFDTASEAAIDRGTPTGTRGQADTRGLGYEYDNDASRRVVNLGSVSADD from the coding sequence ATGGCGGAAGTCGTTCTGGAGCACATCAACAAGCGTTACGGCACCAAGCACCACGCGGTGAAGGATTTCAACCTCCACATCAACGACCGCGAGTTCATGGTGTTCGTGGGGCCCTCGGGCTGCGGCAAGAGCACCACGCTGCGCATGATCGCGGGTTTGGAGGACATCTCGGACGGCACCCTGCGCATCGGCGACCGGATCGTGAACGACGTGCCTCCCAAGGACCGCGACATCGCGATGGTCTTCCAGAATTACGCGCTCTACCCGCACATGAACGTCTACGAGAACATGGCCTTCGGCCTGAAGCTGCGCAAGACGCCGAAAGACGAGATCGACAAGCGGGTGCGCGACGCGGCGAAGATCCTCCAGATCGAGCACCTGCTGGGCCGCAAGCCCAAGGAGCTCTCGGGCGGTCAGCGTCAGCGCGTGGCGATGGGCCGCGCCATCGTGCGCGAGCCGAAGGTCTTCCTGATGGACGAGCCCCTGAGCAACCTCGACGCGAAGCTGCGCGTGGAGATGCGCTCGCAGATTTCTCAACTCCACCGCCGCCTGGGTGCCACGATCATCTACGTGACGCACGACCAGGTAGAGGCGATGACGCTCGGCAACCGCATCGTGGTGATGCGCGACGGCGTGATCATGCAGGTGGACACGCCGATGAACCTCTACGACTTCCCGCAGAACAAGTTCGTGGCGGGCTTTATCGGCAGCCCCTCGATGAACTTCCTGACGGGCAAGGTGCAGGGGGGCGAGTTCGTGATCGGCGAGAGCCGCGTCGCCCCGATGGGCCGCCTCGCGCAGAGCCTGCGGGCGTACGAGGGCAAGGACGTGTTCATGGGCATCCGGCCCGAGCACCTCGGCGTGGTGGGGCACGGCCAGAACGACATTCCGCATGGCACCAACGTGCTGCGCGGCAAGGTCGTGGTCGTCGAGCCGCTCGGCGCCCAGACCGACCTGATCATCGACGTGGCGGGGCAGACCCTCACCGCCAAGATCGAGGGGCAGGCCCTCTTGCAGCCTGGCGACGACATCGAGCTGCTCGTGGACCAGACCCGTCTGCACGCCTTCGACACCGCCTCGGAGGCGGCCATCGACCGCGGCACGCCGACCGGCACGCGCGGGCAGGCCGACACCCGCGGCCTGGGCTACGAGTACGACAACGACGCCTCGCGCCGGGTCGTCAACCTCGGCAGCGTCTCCGCCGACGACTGA
- a CDS encoding type II toxin-antitoxin system VapC family toxin: MTVYLLDTNVVSEETRARPDPEIEPWLRSIPPHTIFLSVSTLGGLERGIIRLERRSGGPTRRSRDLRNWLSSTLAPRFAGRILPVSVPVASVWGLLLDLGEAAGHPAAPVDALLAATALHHRLTLVTRNTADFQALGVPFLNPWEG; encoded by the coding sequence TTGACCGTATATCTCCTGGATACCAACGTGGTCAGCGAGGAGACGCGTGCCCGGCCTGACCCGGAAATAGAGCCCTGGCTGCGAAGCATCCCGCCCCATACCATCTTCCTGAGTGTGTCGACGCTCGGCGGGTTGGAAAGGGGCATCATCCGCTTGGAGCGGCGTTCCGGTGGGCCGACTCGGCGGAGCCGCGACCTGAGGAACTGGCTTTCGTCGACGCTCGCACCGCGTTTCGCAGGACGCATCCTGCCCGTCAGCGTGCCTGTCGCCAGCGTCTGGGGTCTGCTGCTCGACCTCGGCGAGGCGGCTGGGCATCCCGCCGCCCCGGTAGACGCCCTCCTCGCCGCGACGGCCCTGCACCACCGCCTGACCCTCGTCACCCGCAACACCGCCGACTTTCAGGCCCTCGGCGTCCCGTTCCTCAACCCCTGGGAAGGCTGA
- a CDS encoding type II toxin-antitoxin system Phd/YefM family antitoxin, with product MTKTVDFEQFAAQMSQFLREAEAGETIVITRDGKPALQLQAAGARVERQTAEPLMTAWDIFKDAPRASSEEEELPLPERGGRDRGTPFHFDG from the coding sequence ATGACCAAAACCGTCGATTTCGAGCAGTTCGCGGCGCAGATGTCGCAATTCCTGCGGGAGGCGGAGGCGGGGGAAACGATCGTGATCACGCGGGACGGCAAACCTGCCCTCCAGCTTCAGGCTGCTGGCGCCCGGGTGGAGCGGCAGACAGCAGAGCCCTTGATGACTGCCTGGGATATCTTCAAGGACGCTCCCAGGGCTTCTTCCGAGGAGGAAGAACTGCCCCTGCCAGAGCGTGGGGGAAGGGACCGAGGGACGCCCTTCCATTTCGACGGTTGA
- the secA gene encoding preprotein translocase subunit SecA, with protein sequence MFRVLNKVFDNNQRDVQRIVKTVVQPVNALEEETTRVENLAEAFMALRKRVQEGGESLDDVLIPAFALIREAGRRSIGKRHYDVQLIGGTALHQGRIAEMRTGEGKTLVATLALALNALEGKGTHLVTVNDYLARVGAEEMGLLYRTLGLTVGLITRDMQPHQRQAAYACDITYVTNSELGFDYLRDNMAQSREQLVLRADHPLNFAIVDEVDSILIDEARTPLIISGAAEKATDLYYVYAKLIRRLQRGEPAEPGKRAEPTGDYTIDEKGKQVHLTEGGISKIERLLSLNDLYSPENMDKAHMITQAIRARELYHREKDYIVNAEGEVIIIDEFTGRSMPGRRYGEGLHQAIEAKEGVKIENENQTLATITYQNFFRLYGKFAGMTGTAKTEEKEFLDIYGSDVLVIPTNRAVIRKDSDDLVYRTRLGKYRAVVEEVGEMHATGRPVLIGTASIVTSEQLSALLQEAGIQHAVLNAKFEAQEASIIAQAGRSGTVTIATNMAGRGTDIMLGGNAEYILGEAIEGQLGLSRYAPEVEAFIKAISRQDPGAEELGLRIPGMTADFIRQAQGLQTDTIADRARVQEIGGLHIIGTERHESRRIDNQLRGRAGRQGDPGSSRFYVSFEDDLMRLFANERVVAMMDRLGMDDTQPIEAKMVTGAIERAQARVEDRNFGIRKQLLEFDNVMSKQRDTIYAQRREVLLGADEDVEESTEGMIADFAEMQLAMHAPADQAPEAWDLETLRTNMLDAVPQLGDYDFEALRGMSPADAHAHLLGAVADTFDARKDELSPTMLNSLSRYVLLQVVDQHWKEHLHGMDVLRQGIGLRGYGQRDPFTEYKFEATNMFNDMIDNLKGEVTKYVFRMEFGQAS encoded by the coding sequence ATGTTCCGTGTCCTGAACAAAGTGTTCGACAACAACCAGCGCGACGTGCAGCGCATCGTGAAAACGGTGGTGCAGCCCGTGAACGCGCTCGAAGAAGAGACGACGAGGGTCGAGAACCTCGCCGAGGCGTTCATGGCGCTGCGCAAAAGGGTGCAGGAGGGCGGCGAGTCCCTCGACGACGTTCTGATCCCCGCCTTCGCCCTGATCCGGGAAGCCGGTCGCCGCTCCATCGGCAAGCGCCACTACGACGTGCAGCTTATCGGCGGCACCGCCTTGCACCAGGGCCGCATCGCCGAGATGCGCACGGGCGAGGGCAAGACGCTCGTCGCCACCCTGGCCCTGGCGCTCAACGCCCTGGAGGGCAAGGGCACCCACCTCGTTACGGTGAACGACTACCTCGCCCGGGTCGGCGCGGAGGAGATGGGGCTGCTCTACCGGACGCTCGGGCTTACCGTCGGCCTGATCACCCGCGACATGCAGCCGCACCAGCGCCAGGCCGCCTACGCCTGCGACATCACCTACGTCACGAACTCGGAGCTGGGCTTCGACTACCTGCGCGACAACATGGCCCAGAGCCGCGAACAGCTCGTGCTGCGGGCCGACCATCCGCTGAATTTCGCCATCGTGGACGAGGTGGATTCCATCCTGATCGACGAGGCCCGCACGCCGCTGATCATCTCGGGGGCCGCCGAGAAGGCGACCGACCTCTACTACGTGTACGCCAAGCTGATCCGCCGCCTGCAACGGGGCGAGCCCGCCGAGCCCGGCAAGCGCGCGGAGCCGACGGGCGACTACACCATCGACGAGAAGGGCAAGCAGGTCCACCTCACCGAGGGGGGCATCTCCAAGATCGAGCGGCTGCTCTCCTTAAATGACCTCTACAGCCCCGAGAACATGGACAAGGCGCACATGATCACCCAGGCGATCCGCGCGCGTGAGCTCTACCACCGCGAGAAGGACTACATCGTGAATGCCGAGGGTGAGGTCATCATCATCGACGAGTTCACGGGCCGCTCGATGCCGGGCCGCCGCTACGGCGAGGGGCTGCACCAGGCCATCGAGGCGAAAGAAGGCGTCAAGATCGAGAACGAGAACCAGACGCTCGCCACGATCACCTACCAGAACTTCTTCCGCCTGTACGGCAAGTTCGCCGGGATGACGGGCACCGCCAAGACCGAGGAGAAGGAATTCCTGGACATCTACGGCTCGGACGTGCTGGTGATCCCCACCAACCGGGCGGTCATCCGCAAGGATTCCGACGACCTCGTGTACCGCACGCGGCTGGGCAAGTACCGGGCGGTCGTGGAGGAAGTGGGGGAGATGCACGCGACCGGGCGCCCGGTCCTGATCGGCACGGCCAGCATCGTCACCAGCGAGCAGCTCAGCGCCCTCTTGCAGGAGGCGGGGATTCAGCACGCGGTCCTGAACGCCAAGTTCGAGGCGCAGGAGGCGAGCATCATCGCGCAGGCGGGCAGGTCGGGCACCGTCACCATCGCCACCAACATGGCGGGGCGCGGCACCGACATCATGCTGGGCGGTAACGCGGAGTACATCCTGGGCGAGGCGATCGAAGGGCAGCTCGGCCTGAGCCGCTACGCGCCGGAGGTCGAGGCCTTTATCAAGGCGATCAGCCGCCAGGACCCGGGGGCCGAGGAACTGGGCCTGCGGATTCCCGGCATGACCGCCGACTTCATCCGGCAGGCGCAGGGGCTCCAGACCGACACCATCGCCGACCGGGCCCGCGTGCAGGAGATCGGCGGGCTGCACATCATCGGCACCGAGCGGCACGAGTCGCGGCGGATCGACAACCAGCTCCGGGGCCGCGCCGGGCGTCAGGGCGACCCCGGCTCCAGCCGCTTCTACGTGAGTTTCGAGGACGACCTGATGCGCCTCTTTGCCAACGAGCGCGTGGTGGCGATGATGGACCGCCTGGGGATGGACGACACGCAGCCTATCGAGGCGAAGATGGTCACGGGCGCCATCGAGCGCGCGCAGGCCCGGGTCGAGGACCGCAACTTCGGCATCCGCAAGCAGCTCCTCGAGTTCGACAACGTGATGAGCAAGCAGCGCGACACGATCTACGCCCAGCGCCGCGAGGTCCTCCTCGGCGCCGACGAGGACGTGGAGGAATCGACCGAGGGGATGATCGCGGACTTCGCGGAGATGCAGCTCGCCATGCACGCGCCCGCCGACCAGGCGCCGGAAGCCTGGGACCTGGAGACCCTGCGCACCAACATGCTCGACGCGGTGCCCCAGCTCGGGGACTACGACTTCGAGGCCCTGCGCGGCATGAGCCCGGCGGACGCGCACGCGCACCTGCTCGGCGCGGTCGCCGACACCTTCGACGCCCGCAAGGACGAACTCAGCCCGACGATGCTCAACAGCCTGTCACGCTACGTTCTCTTGCAGGTCGTGGACCAGCACTGGAAAGAGCACCTGCACGGCATGGACGTGCTGCGGCAGGGCATCGGCCTGCGCGGGTACGGCCAGCGCGACCCCTTCACCGAGTACAAGTTCGAGGCGACGAACATGTTCAACGACATGATCGACAACCTCAAGGGCGAAGTGACGAAGTACGTCTTCCGCATGGAGTTCGGGCAGGCGAGCTGA